One region of Streptomyces rishiriensis genomic DNA includes:
- a CDS encoding dihydrofolate reductase family protein, with protein sequence MGLIHVELFTTLDLVGQAPGGPDEDPDGFPFGGWQAPLLDEVTGARVLAAYEGTDALLLGRRTYDIFAAHWPHQEGGEDNEIATLFNSVPKYVASRGTPDLSWAGSTQLGPDLAGAVREIRDRHEHVKVVGSLNLVQTLLREKLFDRLDLWVHPIVLGVGKKVFDGGAVPANVTLLEPPTAGPKGTVYLRYGLADGTPATGDMTAPDRGVGRDA encoded by the coding sequence ATGGGCCTCATCCACGTCGAGCTGTTCACCACCCTCGACCTCGTCGGGCAGGCGCCCGGTGGGCCCGACGAGGACCCGGACGGGTTCCCGTTCGGCGGCTGGCAGGCGCCCCTGCTGGACGAGGTCACCGGGGCGCGGGTGCTCGCCGCGTACGAGGGCACGGACGCCCTCCTGCTCGGCCGGCGGACGTACGACATCTTCGCCGCCCACTGGCCGCACCAGGAGGGCGGTGAGGACAACGAGATCGCCACGCTCTTCAACAGCGTCCCGAAGTACGTGGCCTCCCGCGGCACACCCGACCTCTCGTGGGCCGGATCCACGCAGCTCGGCCCGGATCTGGCCGGCGCGGTGCGCGAGATCCGGGACCGGCATGAGCACGTGAAGGTGGTGGGGAGCCTGAACCTCGTGCAGACCCTCCTGCGCGAGAAGCTCTTCGACCGTCTCGACCTCTGGGTGCACCCGATCGTGCTCGGCGTCGGGAAGAAGGTGTTCGACGGGGGCGCGGTGCCCGCGAACGTCACCCTCCTCGAACCGCCGACGGCCGGCCCGAAGGGCACCGTGTACCTGCGCTACGGACTCGCCGACGGCACTCCCGCGACGGGAGACATGACCGCGCCCGACCGCGGTGTCGGCCGCGACGCCTGA
- a CDS encoding SCO6745 family protein encodes MTTVAPDPRAGRHCHSTLNSLHATHYFSPDVGRELGALGVTHPRAVNFAVRAAALGPVGAGAVTATFYNYKHTLVARYVPAVWESASPEQVLAARTRAVDTTLRRLLGADAVASAEMSEAATLALRATEACSRSARPLYSAHADLPVPEEPHLAYWHAATLLREHRGDGHLAVLMAAGLDGLEAVLTHTATGKGMSPKWVRDTRGWSREDWDAAAGRLRERGLLDEDGELTERGSALRQDIERETDRLDRAPYAHLGADGVARLTELGTGFVRTALAAGAFPADLLAKR; translated from the coding sequence ATGACCACCGTCGCTCCGGACCCGCGCGCGGGCCGCCACTGTCACAGCACGCTCAACTCGCTGCACGCGACGCACTACTTCTCCCCGGACGTGGGCCGCGAGCTGGGTGCGCTGGGCGTGACCCACCCGCGGGCCGTCAACTTCGCCGTGCGGGCCGCCGCGCTCGGGCCCGTCGGGGCGGGCGCGGTGACGGCGACCTTCTACAACTACAAGCACACGCTCGTCGCCCGGTACGTGCCCGCGGTCTGGGAGTCGGCCTCGCCCGAGCAGGTCCTGGCGGCACGCACGCGCGCCGTCGACACGACGCTGCGGCGCCTGCTGGGCGCGGACGCGGTCGCGTCCGCGGAGATGTCGGAGGCCGCGACGCTCGCCCTGCGCGCCACCGAGGCCTGCTCGCGCAGCGCCCGGCCCCTGTACTCGGCCCACGCCGATCTGCCGGTCCCCGAGGAGCCGCACCTGGCGTACTGGCACGCGGCCACGCTGCTGCGCGAACACCGGGGCGACGGACACCTCGCCGTGCTGATGGCGGCCGGACTCGACGGACTCGAGGCCGTGCTGACCCACACGGCGACCGGCAAGGGCATGTCGCCGAAGTGGGTGCGCGACACCCGCGGCTGGAGCCGGGAGGACTGGGACGCGGCGGCCGGCCGGCTGCGGGAGCGCGGCCTGCTGGACGAGGACGGCGAGCTGACCGAGCGGGGAAGCGCGCTGCGCCAGGACATCGAGCGGGAGACGGACCGGCTGGACCGCGCCCCGTACGCACATCTGGGCGCGGACGGCGTGGCCCGGCTGACCGAGCTCGGCACGGGCTTCGTCCGCACCGCGCTCGCCGCCGGCGCCTTCCCGGCGGATCTGCTCGCCAAGCGCTGA